The DNA sequence TAAAATGTGCTTTGCTTTTTGGCTTTGAGGCACATTTTGATATCTTTTGGCAAATGATCATGAAAAAAAAGATAGACTTAGTCATCATTCCCACAGCTAGCACCTTTGAAAGTAATCAAAGATGGCTAGAACTTTTAAAAACAAGAGCCTTTTTAAACTCAACAAGCATTTTAAGGGTTAATCGTATAGGTAATTTAAAGCAAGAAAATGAGTGGAAATTTTATGGAGATAGCTTTTTTATTAATGCTTTTGGCGAAGTGCAAGAGCAACTTGGCGATCAAGAAGAAATGCTTGTAGTGGAAGTTAGTAAGGCAAATGAAGCTAGAAATTTATGGGGCTTTGATAAGCTTGTGAAAAATTATGAAGAATAGTTTATATTTTAAAACACAAATTATACTTTTAATATAAAGTATAATTTGTTAGAATTAATAATTTAATATAGTAAATTTGGATTTAACTATTTTGTTTATTAACTATAAACCAAAGAATTGAAAATCCTATTATTCCAATTGGTAAGGCAAGCATAAATAATAAAAATTTTATAACTATTTTTGCAATGATTAAAAAAGAGCATTGATAAAAAATACATTATCTCCAAGCAGTATATTTTTTAGTTCTTTCCATACAAAATATGCAAAAGGAAATAATAAAAATTAATTCCTAACATAATGAAAAAAGAGATGTCGCTAGACGGTGGAGTGATTAAATAAAAAAACAAAAAAATACATGCTGTAAACACATAATGTCTTATAAGTCATACTAGATTTATAGTGCTAAAAACTTTTAGTGGATTGATCAAATTTTACTCCTTATTTATTTATAAAATATTTTGCAATTTTATTTTTTTAAATTAATTTAAACTTAATATTTTTATTTTAATATTGTTATATTAATACTAAATTAAATATAAAGTAGTTTTAGTATTAATAATTTATATAAGATTGTGTAAATATTTTGATGTGGCTATATGATTTATATCAGGATAAAATAAATACTCATTAAAAAGTTTATATTTTATTTTTAGTAAACAAATGATAGAATTTTGCCTTAAATTTTCAAAAAATTTGAGGCAAGAATGCAAAAAATTCATTTTATAGGTATAGGCGGTATTGGAATTTCAGCTTTGGCGAGATTTTTAAAAGAACAAGACTTTAAGATTAGTGGTTCTGATATCAAAGAAAGTAAAATCACAAAAGAATTAGAAAAAGAAGGTATAAATATAAAAATTCCTCATCATAAAGACAATGTCAAAGATGTGGATTTAGTGGTGTATTCAGCTGCTATCAAAGAAGATAATGAGGAATTAATCAGCGCAAAAAAACAAAACATCATAACGCTTTCAAGAAAAGAAGCCCTGCCTATGATTTTAAAAGACAAAAGAGTTTTTGCGGTTGCGGGAGCCCATGGTAAAAGCACGACTTCAAGCATTTTAGCAAGCTTGATAGAAGCTTCTGTTATTATTGGTGCAGTGCTAAAAGAAAGTGGTACCAATATGCTTTATAAAGAAAGCGAAAATCTCATTTTTGAAGCTGATGAGAGTGACAGTTCTTTTTTGAACTCAAATCCTTATTTAGCTATAGTGACTAATGTTGAAGCAGAACATTTAGATCATTATGGAAACGATCTTTCAAAATTATACAAAGCTTATGAAGACTTTTTGCGTTTGTCTAAAATTCAAGTGATTAATGCTGAAGATGAGTTTTTGTCAAGTTTAAATTTAAATAATGCAAAAAAGCTTTACCCAAGCAAAGATATCACAAATATTTATATGAAAGTAGAAAATTTTAAGCCAAAAACCTATTTTACACTTAAAGATTTAGGCGAATTTAGCGTTTTTGGTATGGGTGAGCATGTGGCGATGGACGCTGCTTTGGCTATTTTGGCTGCGAGTGAATTTATAAATATAGAAGAGCTAAAAACTAAGCTTTTAAAATATCAAGGGATTAAAAAAAGATTTGATATTTTGTTTGCAAATGAAAATATGGCTTTGATTGATGATTATGGGCACCATCCAACAGAAATTAAAACAACACTTAAAGCAGCAAGTGAGTATGCAAGGCTAGCTGGATATAAAAAAATCATAGCTATTTTTGAGCCTCATCGTTATACGCGTTTAAGTGCAAATATAGAGTATTTTAGTGAAGTTTTAGCAAATGTTGATGAGCTTTATATTTTACCTGTGTATGCAGCTGGGGAAGCTAAAATAGAAATTAATATGCAAAAATACTTTCCAAAAGCTAAATTTATAAAAGAAATCAAAAGAGAAGAAAATGCTATTTATCTTGATGATGAGTTGATTGAAAATGGTTTGGTAATTGGCTTTGGTGCGGGAGATATAAGCACAAAGCTTAGGGGAAAGTATGTTTAAGATTTTTTTATATATTTTAGCTTTTTTTGCGATTTTACTTTTTTTTGTTTTTTTACGTAAAAAAATAGGCAAGATTAGTAATTATCTTTTGATTTTAGTGTTGATTTTGATGATTGCTTTTGCGATTAAATTTGAGTTAAGTGCCACAAGAAGTGGTGTTTTAAAAAAAGAAACACTCAATGCATTTTTACAAGGACAAAGTTTGATTTGCAAAGATATTAATGTCACTAAAGAGTATTTTAACTTTGAACATGGAACGCAAAGTTTTATTTCAAATGGTAAAAATAAACAATTTAAAGCCTATGTTTTTGATATAAAAGATTGCAAGGTAGATAAATAATGCAAGAGCAATTTTTTAAAAAGCTAGATTTAGATGGCTATATAGAAGACTTTAGGGGGCTTTTTGCGAGAGATAAAGAAATTTTTTTACAAGGTGATAGCAAGCTTCATTATAAAAGGATCAATGAGCTTTCGCTGATTGATTTTAATCCTCCACCTATAATAGAAGAGCTAAATAGTGCTTTAACTCATCTTAGCAAGCAAGGAATTTTGCATTTAAGTCAAAGCTTTGAATTTATTAAAATCTGTATGTATTTTAGATACTTAAAGGGCTTAAAATTTGAAGAAAGCTTAAAAGAATGGCTTTTAAAAATAGAAATTCCACAGGCTATTTTAGAGCTTTTTGAGTATTTTGATGAAAAGGGTGAGATTAAGGAAAGTGTCGATGAAAGACTTGTTAATTTAAATTTAGCTCTAAAAATGAAAAAAGAAAGCTTGGTGGCTGAGTTTAAAAAACTTACCTATACTAAAAGTCTTAGTGCGTATTTAATCGATACTCAAATCCATCTTATCAATGGTATGGAGGCCTTGCTTTTACGCGGTGGGTTTAATCATGTCTTAAAAGCAAAAATCATAGGTAGAAGTAGCGGCGGTGGATTTTATGCGGTGCCTTTGAGTGTAGAAAAAATCCAAAGTCAAATAGATGAAATCAAAGATGCTAAAGAAGAAATTTTTTATGAGTATGCTAAAAAAATCAGCTTAATTTTTTATAAAAATTTGATGTTTTTGAAATTTATCAATAATGCTTTTGATTTATTTGATCATTATAGCGCTAGAGTTTTGATGGCTAAAAAACATGATTATGAGTTTGTTTTAGCTGATAGCTCTAATAATTTAAGCTTATATAACTTCGCACATCCGGCTTTAAAAAATGCAAAAAGCGTTAATATAGAGTTTAATAAAAAAGTTTTAATCATCACAGGTGTAAATGCAGGTGGTAAGTCTATGCTTTTAAAAGGAATTTTAAGTGCAGCTTTGCTTGCAAAGCATTTGCTTCCTATGAGAATTAATGCACAAAAAAGCCAAATAGGAAATTTCAAAGAATTTGATGCGATTTTAGAAGATCCGCAAAATGTAAAAAATGATATTTCTACTTTTGCGGGAAGAATGTTACATTTTTCTAAGCTTTTGGGTAAGAAAAATGTTTTATTAGGGGTTGATGAGATAGAGCTCGGGACAGATTTTGAAGAAGCTGCGTGTTTATATACTGAGCTTATTTCTAAGCTTTTAGAACAAGATAATAAAATCATCATTACAACTCACCACAAACGCCTTGCTATGCTTTTGGCGAAAAATTCACAAGTAGAACTCATCGCTGCTTTGTATGATGAGGAATTATCACGCCCAAAATATGAGTTTTTAAAAGGCACCATAGGTAAATCTTATGCATTTGAAACGGCTTTAAGATATGGCATAAGTGCAAATTTAGTGCAAAATGCTAAAAAGCTATATGGCGAAGATAAAGAAAATTTAGAAGAAATGGTAAGTAAAAATATCAATCTTGAACTTTCTTTACGTAAGAAAAATGAAGAACTTGAGAAAAAAGAAGCCAAAGTAGATGAAATTTTACTTTCACTCAAAGATCAAAAAGAAAAAAACGATCAAGAATTTAAAAAGCTTATTTCTAATTTAGAGTTTAAATACCACAAAGCCATAGAAGAAGCTAAAAAAACGATAAATCTAAAAGATATTAAAGAAAAACAAAGAAGTTTAAACAAAGCCAATGAACTTAAAAAAAGTATTGTTTTACCAAGTATGGAGCAAAATGAAGAACTTAGAGTTGGAGATTTTGTTAAATATGAAAAAATCAAAGGCAAAATCACAGCTATTTCAAAAAACGATGCGATGATTCAAAGTGATGGTTTGAGTTTGCGTGTACCATTAAAGCTTCTTAAAAAAAGCAATCAAACCCCCACACAAAAGGTAAAATCAAGTGTTAATATAACCCGCCCAAGTGCTTTAAATATGACTTTAGATTTACACGGCTTAAGAAGTGATGAGGCGCTTGAAAGATTAGATAAATTTATCTCTGATGCTTTGATAGTAGGTTTTGATGAGGTGATAGTTTATCATGGTATAGGCACGGGAAAACTAGCTTTTGCGGTAAAAGAGTTTTTAAAAGCTCACAAGAGTGTAAAAAGCTTTAATGACGCTCCGATTAATCAAGGTGGTTTTGGTGCTAAGGTGGTTAAGCTTTAAGTAAAATTATAGTAAAACCTTTAAACAATAATGAGGTTTAATAAATGAAACAAGTGATGATTTTAAGCGGGGCAGGTTTGTCTGCTCCAAGTGGTATAAAGACTTTTAGAGCTAGTGGTGGGCTTTGGGAAGAGCATGATGTGATGGAAGTTTGCTCTGCAACTGGCTTTAGAAAAAATCCTAAAAAAGTTTTGGAATTTTACAATAAAAGAAGAAAAG is a window from the Campylobacter lari genome containing:
- the murC gene encoding UDP-N-acetylmuramate--L-alanine ligase, with the protein product MQKIHFIGIGGIGISALARFLKEQDFKISGSDIKESKITKELEKEGINIKIPHHKDNVKDVDLVVYSAAIKEDNEELISAKKQNIITLSRKEALPMILKDKRVFAVAGAHGKSTTSSILASLIEASVIIGAVLKESGTNMLYKESENLIFEADESDSSFLNSNPYLAIVTNVEAEHLDHYGNDLSKLYKAYEDFLRLSKIQVINAEDEFLSSLNLNNAKKLYPSKDITNIYMKVENFKPKTYFTLKDLGEFSVFGMGEHVAMDAALAILAASEFINIEELKTKLLKYQGIKKRFDILFANENMALIDDYGHHPTEIKTTLKAASEYARLAGYKKIIAIFEPHRYTRLSANIEYFSEVLANVDELYILPVYAAGEAKIEINMQKYFPKAKFIKEIKREENAIYLDDELIENGLVIGFGAGDISTKLRGKYV
- a CDS encoding endonuclease MutS2, giving the protein MQEQFFKKLDLDGYIEDFRGLFARDKEIFLQGDSKLHYKRINELSLIDFNPPPIIEELNSALTHLSKQGILHLSQSFEFIKICMYFRYLKGLKFEESLKEWLLKIEIPQAILELFEYFDEKGEIKESVDERLVNLNLALKMKKESLVAEFKKLTYTKSLSAYLIDTQIHLINGMEALLLRGGFNHVLKAKIIGRSSGGGFYAVPLSVEKIQSQIDEIKDAKEEIFYEYAKKISLIFYKNLMFLKFINNAFDLFDHYSARVLMAKKHDYEFVLADSSNNLSLYNFAHPALKNAKSVNIEFNKKVLIITGVNAGGKSMLLKGILSAALLAKHLLPMRINAQKSQIGNFKEFDAILEDPQNVKNDISTFAGRMLHFSKLLGKKNVLLGVDEIELGTDFEEAACLYTELISKLLEQDNKIIITTHHKRLAMLLAKNSQVELIAALYDEELSRPKYEFLKGTIGKSYAFETALRYGISANLVQNAKKLYGEDKENLEEMVSKNINLELSLRKKNEELEKKEAKVDEILLSLKDQKEKNDQEFKKLISNLEFKYHKAIEEAKKTINLKDIKEKQRSLNKANELKKSIVLPSMEQNEELRVGDFVKYEKIKGKITAISKNDAMIQSDGLSLRVPLKLLKKSNQTPTQKVKSSVNITRPSALNMTLDLHGLRSDEALERLDKFISDALIVGFDEVIVYHGIGTGKLAFAVKEFLKAHKSVKSFNDAPINQGGFGAKVVKL